One Desulfovibrio inopinatus DSM 10711 genomic window, AAGCGTTTCAGGCAGCAAAGGCGGAGCAATAATACAGGACAGTGGCAGTGAAGAGCAAGACCGGACCGATGCGAGAATGTGGGGGAGATATGGCCGTAACGTTTTCCGTTGTTGTTCCCGTGCTGGGAGAAGAGGAACACGTCAACAACTTCGTGGACCATATCCGAGTTGTTGGATACGGGAAGCCTGTTGAGATCGTCATTGTTGACGGGGCTGCCGATCGCGGAACCCTTGCAGCCTTGCATCGGCAGAACGTGACAACGGTCCCTTCGGGGCGTGGTCGTGGCAGGCAAATGAATGCCGGCGCGGCTCGCGCGCGCGGTGACATTCTTGTATTTTTGCATGCCGATACCCATTTGCCGTCAGGAGCATTCGAGGCCATGGAGGATGCTATTCGTCGTGGAGCGGGTTGTGGAGCCTTTGATCTCGGTATTCGTTCGAGTCGTTGGGCTCTTCGTCTTGTCGAACGGGTGGGAACATGGCGTTCTCGCCTCACACGTCTGCCATATGGTGATCAGGCACAATTTTTTCGACACGATGTATTTGACGCGCTTGGAGGATTTGCTGATATTCCCATTATGGAGGATGTTGACATTATGCGGCGCGTTAAACGGTCGGGCATAAAGATGGAGATTCTTGGAAAAAAGGTCATGACATCGGCAAGACGTTGGGAACGCGAAGGAATTTGGGCATGTACGTTTCGCAACTGGTTGTTGGTGGGATTATACTTTCTTGGTGTTTCACCGCAGAAATTATCTCGGCTCTATCGCTATGACGCATGATGCCGTTGCCAAGAATCCATGCCGTGTACATTTTTTTATGCGGTTGCCCCAGCGGGGTCGGGTCAAAACACGTCTCGCCGCGACGGTGGGACATGATCTTGCGCTGCATGCGTATGAGGCCTTTGTTTTGGATATGCTCGATATGCTTGAGCGCCTTGGCTCCGGAGTGACAA contains:
- a CDS encoding TIGR04283 family arsenosugar biosynthesis glycosyltransferase, with protein sequence MKSKTGPMRECGGDMAVTFSVVVPVLGEEEHVNNFVDHIRVVGYGKPVEIVIVDGAADRGTLAALHRQNVTTVPSGRGRGRQMNAGAARARGDILVFLHADTHLPSGAFEAMEDAIRRGAGCGAFDLGIRSSRWALRLVERVGTWRSRLTRLPYGDQAQFFRHDVFDALGGFADIPIMEDVDIMRRVKRSGIKMEILGKKVMTSARRWEREGIWACTFRNWLLVGLYFLGVSPQKLSRLYRYDA